Proteins from a genomic interval of Oreochromis aureus strain Israel breed Guangdong linkage group 6, ZZ_aureus, whole genome shotgun sequence:
- the samd1b gene encoding atherin: protein MSEPNKYREWILETIDSLRSRKARPDLDRICRMVRRRHGSDPDRTRTELEKLIQEQTVLKVSYKGSISYRNAAKVQRKSRKKSEFTAAGSSSSSSAEAARERTKHDHLNNNGDSAHSFTDQEEAEEDSEPSPDLHTQTSGSTTGKKLKPASSPSSGNGCLSCGATTGCAVGSGCKEEKASAPRDKGLGQQAVGDCPSPGFGHRTGAHSGADGSRTAQSKADAVSAEKECAVSRADTQSKTCPGSVSSLHQNQRQKQSVPLKPKLRVGGGSTKTTGNHANSDLGDRLVASVRSLSEKSLRGGSAAVTRGHMKPLGLKEILGYLSSQERLSEEKLTRGKVKVVMEREVARGRLRRTRCGNITLPLRGVVVEEPMPKNASADRLAKSALQDKHAVKKPPSPSLQENEPMETASEEEEREDNEEEEEEDDTRSSEEEGGLFPVAMTTEPVLIEKIREDAEIQKASKQESPQQEQQEGGKGLPVLDFLPDTPVQGALQSQSNGPVMEERAGSLDQIPMEVQVSNQTQHDGINHSSSDFNDLECKTEVGVSSCLLTPTASPRDSSRSEERGITVSSGVLMKSEGLNGSPVNWTVSDVVSYFTAAGFPEQAAAFRTQEIDGKSLLLMQRNDVLTGLSIRLGPALKIYERHVKVLQKTHFEDDDC, encoded by the exons ATGTCCGAGCCAAACAAGTACCGAGAGTGGATCCTGGAAACAATCGACTCTCTCCGCTCGAGAAAAGCCCGTCCGGATCTGGATAGGATCTGTCGAATGGTCCGGAGACGACACGGGTCAGACCCGGACCGAACCAGGACAGAACTGGAAAAACTGATTCAAGAGCAGACGGTGCTCAAAGTTAGCTACAAGGGGTCCATATCGTACCGAAACGCAGCGAAGGTGCAgaggaaaagcagaaagaagagtGAGTTTACGGCcgctggcagcagcagcagcagcagcgcggAGGCAGCGAGGGAGCGGACCAAACACGATCATCTGAACAACAACGGCGACAGTGCGCACAGCTTCACGGACcaggaggaggcagaggaggacTCGGAGCCCAGCCCAGATCTACACACTCAAACATCAGGCAGCACCACCGGCAAAAAGCTCAAGCCTGCCTCCAGCCCGAGTAGCGGAAACGGGTGCCTCAGTTGTGGCGCAACAACGGGCTGTGCTGTCGGGAGCGGCTGTAAAGAGGAGAAAGCGAGTGCACCGAGAGACAAGGGATTAGGACAGCAGGCGGTGGGGGACTGCCCGTCGCCCGGTTTCGGCCACAGGACAGGCGCACACAGCGGGGCTGACGGCAGCAGGACGGCTCAGAGCAAAGCCGATGCAGTTAGCGCAGAAAAGGAGTGTGCTGTGTCCCGGGCTGACACGCAGAGCAAAACTTGCCCTGGGAGCGTCAGCAGTCTCCATCAGAATCAAAGGCAGAAGCAGTCTGTGCCCCTCAAGCCCAAACTTCGAGTCGGAGGAGGGAGCACCAAAACAACCGGGAACCATGCCAACTCGGACCTGGGCGACAGATTAGTCGCTTCTGTTCGCAGCCTGTCCGAGAAGAGCCTCAGAGGGGGCTCAGCCGCCGTGACCAGAGGCCACATGAAGCCGCTTGGGCTGAAGGAGATCCTGGGCTATCTGAGCAGCCAGGAACGACTGTCGGAGGAAAAGCTGACCCGAGGCAAAGTCAAAGTGGTCATGGAGAGAGAGGTGGCGAGGGGCAGGCTGCGCAGGACCCGCTGCGGGAACATTACTCTCCCTCTGAGAGGGGTGGTGGTAGAGGAACCGATGCCGAAGAATGCGTCCGCTGACAGACTTGCAAAGAGCGCACTGCAGGACAAACACGCTGTGAAAAAG CCGCCGTCACCCTCTCTCCAGGAGAATGAGCCGATGGAAACAGCCAGTGAAGAAGAGGAACGGGAAGACaacgaggaagaagaggaggaggatgatacTCGGAGTTctgaggaggagggaggacTATTCCCGGTAGCCATGACAACCGAACCAGTGCTCATTGAGAAAATCAGAGAAGATGCTGAGATCCAGAAAGCATCAAAGCAGGAGAGCCcccagcaggagcagcaggagggaggcaaag gtttaCCGGTGCTTGATTTCCTCCCCGACACACCGGTTCAGGGAGCCTTGCAGTCACAGAGTAATGGTCCAGTCATGGAAGAGAGAGCTGGTTCCCTTGATCAGATACCAATGGAGGTGCAAGTGAGT AATCAGACACAGCATGATGGAATAAACCACAGCTCCTCAGACTTTAACG ATTTGGAGTGTAAGACAGAGGTCGGTGTGTCGTCCTGCCTGCTAACACCCACAGCCTCCCCAAGAGACTCCAGCCGATCTGAAGAACGAGGGATAACCGTTAGCAGTGGAGT GCTCATGAAGTCTGAGGGCCTCAATGGGAGCCCAGTAAACTGGACAGTGTCAGATGTTGTCAGTTATTTCACAGCAGCGGGTTTCCCTGAACAGGCTGCTGCATTCAGGACCCAG GAAATCGATGGAAAGTCACTTCTCCTCATGCAGCGTAATGATGTTTTGACTGGCCTGTCAATCAGACTTGGCCCCGCCCTCAAGATCTATGAACGTCATGTAAAGGTTCTGCAGAAAACACACTTTGAGGATGACGACTGCTAA